The genome window TCAACAAAAACCTCCAGCCTAGCAATTATATTATTGAAGGTGTCCCATTGCGCGGCTGTGAACTCCCTTGCATATTCAGATGCATATTCCTTAGCCTGCTTTTCAAGCCCATTCCGTGCAACCTCTCCCTTTTCTGTCAATTTTAAGCGGACTACTCTACTATCATCTGAGGCATGTAGCTTCTTTAAGTAACCCCTTCCTGCAAGTGTGTTAACCACCGGAGATGCGGTTCCTTTTGTAATTCCTAAAATATTGGACAGCTCTGTTATATTGATC of Dehalococcoidia bacterium contains these proteins:
- a CDS encoding MarR family transcriptional regulator, whose translation is MREPSTTFLRVIINRIARMAKSPSYFGTGDLLYFSEVQIIDVMGNNPEINITELSNILGITKGTASPVVNTLAGRGYLKKLHASDDSRVVRLKLTEKGEVARNGLEKQAKEYASEYAREFTAAQWDTFNNIIARLEVFVDNKLKKGT